The Longimicrobium sp. region CTCCGCCACCGTGGACGCGCGGACGCGCTACTACCAGAAGCAGGCGTCTGGCGAGCTCCGCACGATCCCCCGCTCCGCCGTCGCGGTCGGTGACACGGTGGAAGTGTACGTCGAGGGTCCGGTCGCGGAATCGTGCCCGCCGCAGGCGTACGGCTCCGTGGTGGTGCGAGTATCCCGGCCGTGACCCGGATTGCCTTCTCGCGCGCTGAGATCGCCCCATGTGGGCTCTGACCGTCGTCATGTTCGTCGTCTTCATCGGCCCGCCGTTGATCTTTGGGAACCTGTACTGGTCCGAGATGGCGGCGGCGGTGCGGCGCAGCGGCCGCGGCTACAGCCGGGTGGGTGGAGGGCTGCAGATCATCGCGCACTTCAGAGCGATGATGGAGGAAGAGCAGGATCGCGACAAGAAGCGTGAGTACGCGTTGCTGTTGAGGCGGTTCCTGATTTCATCGGCTCCCGCGCTGGGTTGGTTCGCCTACCTCGCGTACGTCGCGACCACCCTTTGAGGCCACGGACCGGACGCGACGCCGGCTGGTCGCGCCGATGCCGGTGCGGGTCCGGAGGTAATTCCCACCCGTGCGTAGGGTGCGTTGTGGCCGAATGCGAACGGTGTTACGATTCGTATTTCGCCCGCGCGCGTCACTCACTGGAGCACCGAAAATGAAGACTCCCTTTCTCGTCCTCGCCCTCCTGATCGCCCCGCTCGGCGCCGCGGCGCAGGAGAGCACCGCCCCCGAAGTGCGTCCGTGCACGGTGACGGTGCCCGGCGCGGACCTCACGGGGTGGAGGGAGGTGCGGGCGACCGGCTTCACCTTTTGCGTGCCTGCGGGCTGGCGCCCCGTCGGACGCGTGCGGAACGGTGTGGACGCGAGCACCTGGCGCGGGGGCGGCGGTGAGGTGAAGTGGGGAACCGGTGAGTACCGTTCCGGCAAAGTCGTCACGAGGGTGGTGTCGGTCCGGGCGGGCAATCCCCTTCCGGAGCCCACCGGGGTGAAGCGCTTCTCCGAGGTGATCGGCGGGAAGCTGGCGGATCTGTACGACAACGAGTTCGAGGGGGACTTCTACACGGGGGCGAAGTGGACCAATCCGGCGGTGTACGTCGCCGGCGAGTCGCGGGATGCCGTGACTGCCCGGCTTCAGCTCCAGGTCTTCCGCACCGTGCGCTTTTCGGTGCCCTGAAGGCGTTCCGCGACCATCCGGTCAGGATGCTGACGTCGTACCTCGCGGTGCTGGAGGGTTAGCGTTCGCGCGGAACTCGCGAAAACCGCAATTTCACGCAGAGACGCAGAGGCGCGGAGAGAAGATGCTTCTCTCTGTGCCTCCACGTCTCTGCGTGAGACCCGCCGTTCAGGAAGCCAGGCCGAAGCAGTAGAAGAGCGCGTCGCCGCCGGTGGAGCGAAGGTTCTCCTGGCTGCAGCCGCGCGACGGGTGAGCGGAGTTCCACGAGGTCGGGGCGGCGCCGCCGCCCGTGCGGTCGTGGTGGCCGACCTGGGCGCTGCCTTCGCCGCCGCTGGTCCAGTTGGCGCAGGTGCGGTCCTCGCCGGCCTGGAAGGCGGTGCCGTCCGCCTGCGAGCCGGTCAGGATGTCGTGGCGGTTGGGGGTGTCGCCGCGCCCGGCGACGACTTCGCCGCGCTCGTTGAGCGACGTCTGCTTGTTGAGGCCGTTGGAGTCCGCGTGCAGCTCGGCGACGCTGGCCGCCACCCGCACGCCGCGCGCGTTGTGCCACGGGCCGGTGCCGATGCGGTCGCGCGCGTTCACGGCCGGCTGCCCGCCCGCGGCCTGCGTGCTCAGATACGCGCGCCACGTACGCCCCAGGGTCCCCGCCGCCTCCGCCAGCCTGCGGCAGTGCTCGTCCGCCCCCGCGAGGCCGCCCAGCGCGGCGCCGTTTCCGGGCCCGGCGCTGGTGATGAAGAAGCTCATTCCCGTCCCCCCGGCGCTCCCGGGTCCGGTGGTGGCGCACGCGCTGAGTACGGCGGTCAACAGGATGGCGATCTGCGGCTTCATCTCGGGGCTCCGGCGCTCGGTGGGACGGCGGCGATGCGCGGGCGCGCTCGCGACCGGGGTGCGACCGCACGAGCGGTGCCGGGGGAACGGGGCAGCCCCTCCACCAGGCGGGTGGAGGGGCTTCACATCGGCGCATCAGGCGTAGTCCCAGTGCACCACGGCGAACGAGTCCACGGTGATGCGGGGGTCGCCGAAGAGGAGGGCGGTGTGCAGCCAGTCCACCTGCGCCGCGCCGACTTCGGACTTCGCGTTGGGCGCGCCGCGCTTCGTCTGCAGGAAGGCGAAGTGGCCGTCGCGCCACGCGTACACGTCCCAGCACCCGGCGTAGCGCTTCGCCGCCCGCCGCGCTACGCCCGCGAGGACCTGCCGCGGTTCCTCCTCCTCCAGCACGCGGTTGCGCTGCCCGGCGCGGGGGACGTCTTCCCAATGCGTGAGGTACTTCCAGACTTCGCCGCCCGCGCCGGTGGTGTTCACCCAGCGCCCGCGCCAGCCGTCGCGCTCCAGCAGGCGCAGCAGGGCGAGCTCGGGCATGAGGTGCTCACCGTCCAGCTCGATCATGGCGGCGGCCTTCTTACCGAGGTCGTCCACAAAGGGCGCGCCCTGCCAGCGCGGAAGCCGCAGGAACACCCCGGCCACGTCCGCCACCACCCGGCCGGGCATGTGGACGTGGGTCTTGAGCGGAACGCGGTAGCCGGTCCGCTCCGCCCTGGGCACAAGGGCCTGCCGCCAGGGCGGAGACGTGGGTTCGGAGGCGCTCACGGGAGCGGTGGGTGGCTCGCGCGAGCCCGGCGGCGCTACGCGATCGGGGGCGACTCCATGGCCGGCGACGAGCCTTCCCCGGCGGGCGCGCCGGCTTCGCGGGCGGCCATACCATCGCGCTCGCCCTTTTCGCGCGACTGGCGGGTGTACTGGTCTTCGGTGAAGACGGCGAGGACCTTGTCCAGGAAGGGGCGCGGTTTTCCGTGCAGTGCACGCTCGAACGCTTCGGTGTACGCCTGCTTGTTTGCGCTCATCGACCACCTCTAAAATCGGGGGATACGGCTGCACCTTTCCCAGTATAGCACGCGCGCCGTGGAAACACCCGAATTTTTTTCGCGATGCGGTACGCGGCTCCCCGCGTTCGGCTGCACACCGCGGGCCGAAAATCGTTGTACTCTGCTGCCCCTCGCCTTTACGTTGCGGTTCGGAGCTCTTCTCTCGCCCTTCTACCCGCATCGGCCCATGGACGAGCAGCTTCTGGAGACCTGGGCGATCCACAACCGCATCAACCTGTACCTCCTGGACGCCGTTGCCCCGGAGGCGCTGGGCGACGTGCCCGCTTCGAAGGGCAGGACGGTGGCCGAGCAGTTCGCGCATGTGCACAACGTGCGGCTGATGTGGCTGAAGCAATCCGCTCCCGAGCTGCTCGCCGGCCTCGAAAAGGTGGAGAAGACGGACGCGGCCGATCATCCCCGTCTGCGGACGGCGCTGGAGAGCTCGGCCACCGCCATCGCCGAGCTGCTGCGGCAGAGCGTGGCCGCCGGCGGCAGGGTGAAGGGCTTCAAGCCGCACGTGACGGCGTTCCTCGGCTACCTGGTCTCCCACGAGTCGCACCACCGCGGGCAGATCGCGCTCACGCTGAAGCAGGGCGGCCATCCGCTGGACAAGAAGACCGCCTACGCCATCTGGGAGTGGGGCGTGCGCTGACCGGTGCGGCGGGCACGCGCGCCGTGTACTTTGCGGTCGGCCGACCCCGGAGGGGGGCGGGCATCCACATCCTCCAACGACACAACATGAATTTCTTCTGCAAGCTGCTGCCGCCGAGGACGACATTCGCGATGGACATGACCGAAGCCGAGATGCGGCTGATGCAGGAGCACGCCGCGTACTGGAACGACGCGGTGGCGCGCGGCAGCGTCATCACCTTCGGCTTCGTGGCGGACCCCAGCGGCCCGTTCGGAATGGGCGTCGTGGAGTTCGCGAGCGAGGCCGAGGTCCGCGCCTTCACCGACGGCGACCCCACCATCCGCTCCGGCCAGGGCTTCGCCTTCGAAATCCATCCCATGCCGATGGGCGCGGCGCGCGGCTGAAACACCCGCCCTGAACCCCTGGCCGAGGCTTGCGCATGCATCGAAATCGAGGCAGGCGGTTGAGCGCGCTGGTTCTCGCGGCAATGATCGCGACCGGCGCCTGTGCCGCGAGCGGGGCTCCCGCCGGCGCCCCCTCGCAGGCGGGCGTGGTGGAGGAGGCGCGCGCCTTCATGGACGGCTACGCGCGCGACCTGCTCGCCGGCAACCGCGCCGCGATCTCGGGGCGCTACGACCGGAACGGCGCGTACTTCATGGGGAACGGCAACAAGGACTTCGAGCCGTACGACTCGATCGTGGCGCGGTACGGCGGCCCACGTTGGTCGCCGCCCGCCTCGTTCGAGTGGCGCGACCTGTCGTTCGAGCCCGTGGGGCCCGATGCGGTGGTCGTGGCGGGCCGCTTCCTCTGGGGCCGGCGCGGAGGGGCGGCCCCGCTGGCGCTCTCGTACACCGGCCTCCTGCGCCGGCAGGACGGCGTGCTCCGCATCCGCCTGGAAGACGAGTCGGTCGATCCGCGCACCCTGCCGCCCCCGCAGCCCCGCGACACCTCGCGCGCGCCGTAGACGGGGACAGACGAGGCTGAACGGCGCGGCGACTGATGTTTTCTTGTATCGCTCCGGAAGCGTGTTTATCGTACGGGGTTGCCCCTGCAGTGCCCTTCGCCGCGTTCAGCGGCACGACACGTCCCGGAGAGATGCGATGAGCCACGACATACGCAGGAGCAGGCGCCTCATTCTGCTGGCCGCCATGATGACCCTGGCGTCCGGAACCGCCGCGGCCCAGAGCGGCGCGAACAACCGCACGGTCAACGGGCCAGTCTCGGGCTCGCCGTGCGACGTGCTGGCGAGCGGCGGCACGGTGTTCGACACGCGCGAGTGCGACCTGCTGCGCTCCTCCGGCGTCGTTCGCCACGGCGACCAGTGGACCGCGCTGGCCGGACGCACGCTGAGCCTGCGCCTGGTCTCCAAGGACGCGAAGGCGGTGCTGGGCAACGTCCCCGTCGGCGTCTACCGCCCGGGAAGCGGCCGGACGCCGGTGGTGCAGGCACGCACCGGGGCCGACGGGACGTTTCGCCTGGGGCTCCCCGTGGGGCTGACCGGCCAGTTCCACCTCCTTTCGATGACGGGCGGCGACGCCGCGGGCCCCGCCGAGATCCTGGTGTGCGACGGCAACGGCAACTGCTTCGAGTTCTGCGAGCTGCCCGCGATGCCGGCCCCGGTCCTGGAGCCTATGTGCGTGGAGGACGCGATCCTCGCCCCGATCCTGAACGTGGCATCCAGCAACGGCCAGATGCGGCGCTGAGCGCACCCCGCCGGAACACCTCCGCGGCCCGCACCCTCGCGACGGGGGTGCGGGCCGCGGTTCGTTGTGGGCGGCATCCGAGTTGCCGGATCACGGCGCGCTCGCGACGACTTTCGCGCTCATCCTCGGGACCAATGGCATCCTCCACCACGCGCGTCTTTCTGGTTCGCCACGGCGCCACGGTGCTGACCGCCGAGAACCGCTTCGCCGGCTCCATTGAGGTCCCTCTTTCCGACGATGGGCGCGAGCAGGCGCGGCGGCTGGCGCTGCGGCTGAGCGGCGAGCCGATCGCGGCCGTCTACACATCGCCGCTGGGCCGCGCGCTGGAGACGGCCCGCATCGCCGCCGCTCCGCACGAGCTGCCGGTGACCACCGATGCACGGCTGCGCGAGATCTCGCACGGCCGCTGGGAGGAGATGACGCGCGACGAGGTGGAGACGCGCTTCCCGGACGAGGTCCGGTGCTGGGAGGCGGACCCGTACACCTTTGCCCCACAGGGCGGCGAGACGGGGCTGGACGTAACGGCGCGCGCGCTTCCCGCCATGCTGGAGCTGGTGCGCGCCCACCCTGGCGAGACGATCCTCGTGGTGTCGCACAAGGCGACGATCCGCCTGCTGCTCAGCTCGCTGCTGGGCTTCGACCCGCGCCGCTACCGCGACAACCTGGACCAGAGCCCGGCCGCCCTGAACATCGTCGACTTCCGCGGCACCACGCGCGCGCGCCTGACCCTCTTCAACGACACCTCCCACTACAAGCACGCCGGCCTCGCCATCCCCGCGATGCCGTGCGACCGTCTGTCGCGGTG contains the following coding sequences:
- a CDS encoding YciI family protein; the encoded protein is MNFFCKLLPPRTTFAMDMTEAEMRLMQEHAAYWNDAVARGSVITFGFVADPSGPFGMGVVEFASEAEVRAFTDGDPTIRSGQGFAFEIHPMPMGAARG
- a CDS encoding histidine phosphatase family protein; this encodes MASSTTRVFLVRHGATVLTAENRFAGSIEVPLSDDGREQARRLALRLSGEPIAAVYTSPLGRALETARIAAAPHELPVTTDARLREISHGRWEEMTRDEVETRFPDEVRCWEADPYTFAPQGGETGLDVTARALPAMLELVRAHPGETILVVSHKATIRLLLSSLLGFDPRRYRDNLDQSPAALNIVDFRGTTRARLTLFNDTSHYKHAGLAIPAMPCDRLSRWWA
- a CDS encoding DinB family protein, with the translated sequence MDEQLLETWAIHNRINLYLLDAVAPEALGDVPASKGRTVAEQFAHVHNVRLMWLKQSAPELLAGLEKVEKTDAADHPRLRTALESSATAIAELLRQSVAAGGRVKGFKPHVTAFLGYLVSHESHHRGQIALTLKQGGHPLDKKTAYAIWEWGVR